In a genomic window of Octadecabacter temperatus:
- the rpsJ gene encoding 30S ribosomal protein S10, translating into MAASQNIRIRLKAFDYRVLDASTQEIVNTAKRTGASVRGPIPLPNKIEKFTVLRGPHIDKKSRDQFEIRTHKRLLDIVDPTPQTVDALMKLDLAAGVDVEIKV; encoded by the coding sequence ATGGCAGCTAGCCAGAATATTCGCATCCGTCTCAAGGCGTTTGACTACCGTGTGCTGGATGCGTCCACACAGGAAATCGTCAACACTGCCAAGCGGACAGGTGCATCGGTTCGGGGTCCAATCCCGCTTCCAAACAAAATCGAAAAGTTCACAGTTCTTCGTGGACCGCACATCGATAAGAAATCCCGCGATCAATTCGAAATCCGCACGCACAAGCGTTTGCTGGATATCGTCGACCCAACACCACAGACTGTGGACGCGCTGATGAAGCTCGACCTCGCTGCCGGCGTTGACGTCGAGATCAAAGTATAA
- the rplD gene encoding 50S ribosomal protein L4 translates to MKAEAIKLDGKAAGSVDLNDAIFGLEPRVDILHRVVRWQRNNAQAGTHKVKTRSEVKYSTKKIYRQKGTGGARHGARSAPIFRGGGIYKGPTPRSHGHELTKKFRKLGLRHALSAKVAAGELVIVDNIDVKDAKTSALAKTVGALGWKRCLIIDATVNEDFAVAARNITSINALPVMGANVYDILKSDTLVLTKAGVEALEARLA, encoded by the coding sequence ATGAAAGCTGAAGCAATCAAACTTGACGGCAAAGCCGCTGGTTCCGTCGATCTTAACGACGCAATCTTTGGTCTTGAGCCGCGCGTGGACATTCTCCACCGTGTGGTCCGTTGGCAGCGCAACAACGCGCAGGCTGGCACACACAAGGTGAAGACAAGGTCCGAAGTTAAGTACTCCACAAAGAAGATCTATCGTCAGAAAGGTACTGGCGGCGCTCGTCACGGTGCTCGTTCTGCTCCGATCTTCCGCGGTGGTGGTATCTACAAAGGTCCTACACCACGTAGCCACGGCCACGAGTTGACTAAGAAGTTCCGCAAGCTCGGTCTTCGCCACGCACTGTCTGCAAAAGTTGCAGCTGGTGAGTTGGTCATCGTGGACAACATCGACGTGAAAGACGCAAAGACTTCTGCATTGGCCAAAACGGTCGGCGCATTGGGTTGGAAGCGTTGCTTGATCATCGATGCGACTGTGAACGAAGATTTCGCCGTTGCAGCACGCAACATCACATCCATCAACGCTCTGCCTGTTATGGGCGCGAACGTTTATGACATCCTGAAGTCTGACACACTCGTGTTGACCAAGGCTGGTGTCGAAGCACTGGAGGCTCGTTTAGCATGA
- the rpsS gene encoding 30S ribosomal protein S19 codes for MARSVWKGPFVDSYVLKKAEVAKESGRNDVIKIWSRRSTILPQFVGLTFGVYNGRKHIPITITEDMIGQKFGEYSPTRTYYGHAADKKAKRK; via the coding sequence ATGGCTCGTTCAGTATGGAAAGGTCCATTCGTTGACAGCTACGTGCTTAAGAAAGCCGAAGTTGCCAAAGAATCCGGCCGCAATGACGTTATCAAGATTTGGTCCCGTCGTTCGACAATCTTGCCGCAGTTCGTTGGTTTGACATTCGGTGTCTACAACGGCCGTAAGCATATCCCAATCACGATCACCGAAGACATGATCGGTCAGAAGTTTGGTGAGTACTCACCAACTCGGACTTATTATGGCCATGCGGCTGATAAAAAAGCGAAGCGGAAATAA
- the rplC gene encoding 50S ribosomal protein L3, which yields MLRSGVIAKKVGMTRLFQEDGRQIPVTVLQLESLQVVAQRTAEKDGYTAVQLGAGTAKAKRTSAAMRGHFAAAKVEPKRKVAEFRVAEENLIPVGEEIIASHYFEGQFVDVSGTSIGKGFAGAMKRWNFGGLRATHGVSISHRSHGSTGQCQDPGKVFKGKKMAGHMGAAKITTQNLVVVKTDTDRGLIMVKGAVPGSKGNWVTIKDAVKKPASDNVIYPAALASAAAEAEKMAEAAAAEAAAAEEAAAAAAAEAEQAAADAAEADGGSSDES from the coding sequence ATGTTGCGCTCTGGTGTAATCGCTAAAAAGGTTGGCATGACCCGCCTTTTTCAAGAGGACGGCCGTCAGATTCCTGTCACCGTTCTACAACTCGAAAGCCTGCAGGTTGTGGCACAACGTACTGCTGAAAAGGATGGCTACACAGCTGTTCAACTCGGCGCTGGTACAGCCAAAGCCAAGCGGACATCTGCTGCCATGCGCGGTCACTTTGCAGCTGCAAAGGTAGAACCTAAGCGTAAGGTTGCTGAATTCCGCGTTGCAGAAGAGAACCTCATCCCTGTTGGGGAAGAGATCATCGCTTCGCATTACTTCGAAGGCCAATTCGTTGACGTATCTGGTACGTCTATCGGTAAAGGTTTCGCTGGTGCGATGAAGCGCTGGAACTTTGGTGGTTTGCGCGCGACACACGGTGTTTCGATCTCTCACCGTTCGCACGGTTCCACTGGTCAGTGTCAGGATCCCGGTAAGGTTTTCAAAGGCAAGAAAATGGCTGGTCACATGGGTGCCGCCAAGATCACAACACAGAACCTTGTTGTCGTTAAGACAGACACGGATCGTGGCTTGATCATGGTTAAGGGTGCCGTACCTGGCTCCAAAGGCAACTGGGTCACAATCAAGGATGCGGTTAAGAAGCCAGCGTCTGACAACGTGATCTACCCAGCAGCATTGGCATCCGCCGCAGCCGAAGCCGAGAAGATGGCAGAAGCAGCAGCAGCCGAAGCAGCCGCCGCAGAAGAAGCAGCAGCAGCCGCAGCCGCAGAAGCCGAACAGGCAGCAGCGGACGCAGCAGAAGCAGATGGGGGTTCCTCCGATGAAAGCTGA
- the rplV gene encoding 50S ribosomal protein L22, with protein sequence MSKDKNPRRVADNEARAKLRMLKTSPQKLNLLAGMIRGKKVDKALTDLTFSKKRIALDVKKCLQSAIANAENNHNLDVDELIVAEAYVGKNLTMKRGRPRARGRFGKIVKPFAEITILVRQVEEQA encoded by the coding sequence ATGAGCAAGGATAAGAATCCCCGCCGCGTGGCAGACAACGAAGCACGTGCAAAACTGCGCATGCTGAAGACGTCCCCGCAGAAACTTAACCTGTTGGCCGGTATGATCCGCGGCAAAAAGGTGGACAAGGCCCTTACGGACCTGACGTTCTCCAAGAAGCGCATCGCGCTGGACGTGAAGAAATGCCTTCAGTCCGCTATTGCCAACGCAGAGAACAACCACAACCTCGACGTCGATGAGCTCATCGTTGCTGAGGCCTATGTGGGCAAAAACTTGACAATGAAGCGTGGACGTCCTCGTGCACGTGGCCGTTTCGGTAAAATCGTCAAGCCGTTCGCTGAAATCACAATCCTGGTACGCCAAGTTGAGGAGCAAGCATAA
- a CDS encoding phosphoribosyl-AMP cyclohydrolase — protein MPMTQDDLIAARTAWGDELLAIAKAFEDGGIDAARAVANGVLDEAYGYDLGPVLFKPTLSGGPQTFRTTKAGALSYFVAHDDTYPDDTGFAIRPWRDVQYKEAASFIEGDVGMWMGSAFFTDKDGNVTQADKTFGYKKDADGNVKVVLHHSSLPYAA, from the coding sequence ATGCCAATGACGCAAGACGATCTTATCGCAGCACGCACCGCTTGGGGTGATGAACTGCTCGCCATCGCAAAAGCCTTTGAGGACGGGGGCATTGATGCCGCGCGGGCCGTGGCAAACGGTGTTTTAGATGAAGCCTATGGCTATGACCTTGGCCCTGTCTTGTTCAAACCCACGCTCAGCGGTGGGCCGCAGACATTCCGCACCACCAAGGCGGGCGCGTTGTCCTATTTCGTGGCACATGATGACACCTACCCCGACGACACGGGCTTTGCGATACGGCCTTGGCGCGATGTTCAGTATAAGGAAGCGGCCAGTTTCATTGAAGGCGATGTCGGCATGTGGATGGGCTCGGCGTTTTTCACCGACAAGGATGGCAACGTCACGCAAGCGGACAAGACGTTTGGCTACAAGAAAGATGCGGACGGCAATGTGAAGGTCGTGCTGCACCACTCATCCCTGCCCTACGCGGCCTAA
- a CDS encoding HNH endonuclease: MEYRYHRMAPNTHEWRKPNSGRLGKSHDYLGENGFGHEDWNFSRDVWQDGRCHLYLRQRPSKTDRSKRFCIALGDRTEAGHVLVGFAENVEFGISTLERQVWLRRARNILDLKKEDSLAGVYSALTNIDDIARALEDENEAAWVSVAPNDLLILDTPILIPSQVIGLNYKRYQLNKLTRTQYEALRSLTSSSSTVAEERSSDFPEGGMVEKVHRVRERDGALIRKAKEGFIHREGALFCEACGWRPDAAFGVASLKDTIIEAHHDVPLCAPEHTGTTKVGDLKMLCPNCHRAIHRFRPWLLVHEFRKRFFS; encoded by the coding sequence ATGGAATATAGATATCACCGCATGGCTCCAAATACGCACGAATGGAGAAAGCCGAACTCTGGCCGCTTAGGGAAATCGCATGATTATCTTGGCGAAAACGGTTTCGGGCATGAAGACTGGAATTTCTCTAGAGATGTTTGGCAAGATGGGCGCTGCCACCTCTATCTACGCCAAAGGCCGAGTAAAACGGATCGGTCAAAACGCTTCTGTATCGCGCTCGGTGATAGAACGGAGGCTGGCCATGTACTCGTAGGGTTTGCTGAGAACGTCGAATTTGGAATTAGCACGTTAGAGCGCCAAGTTTGGCTAAGGCGCGCAAGAAATATCTTGGATTTGAAAAAAGAAGATAGTCTGGCGGGAGTTTACAGCGCCTTGACTAATATAGACGACATCGCTCGCGCACTAGAGGATGAGAACGAGGCGGCATGGGTCTCGGTTGCCCCAAATGATCTTTTGATTTTGGACACCCCGATATTAATTCCAAGTCAGGTTATCGGCTTGAATTACAAGCGCTATCAGCTCAACAAATTGACACGCACTCAATATGAAGCATTAAGATCGTTGACATCTTCGAGTTCGACGGTCGCCGAAGAACGAAGTTCAGATTTCCCAGAAGGAGGCATGGTTGAAAAGGTTCATCGTGTAAGAGAGCGGGACGGAGCCCTTATCCGAAAAGCAAAGGAAGGATTTATTCATCGCGAAGGAGCGCTTTTCTGCGAAGCTTGTGGATGGCGACCTGATGCAGCATTTGGGGTTGCGTCACTTAAGGACACCATAATTGAGGCTCACCATGACGTCCCTCTGTGCGCTCCAGAGCACACTGGAACTACAAAGGTCGGGGACTTGAAAATGCTTTGCCCTAATTGTCACCGAGCCATTCATCGGTTTAGGCCTTGGTTACTTGTGCATGAATTTAGAAAACGCTTCTTTTCATGA
- a CDS encoding 50S ribosomal protein L23, whose amino-acid sequence MTTKAEHYDVIRKPIITEKATMASENNAVVFEVAIDSNKPMIKEAVEALFGVKVKAVNTTITKGKVKRFRGQLGTRKDVKKAYVTLEEGNTIDVSTGL is encoded by the coding sequence ATGACCACCAAAGCAGAACACTACGACGTGATCCGCAAGCCGATCATCACCGAGAAAGCAACAATGGCGTCTGAAAACAACGCCGTCGTTTTCGAAGTGGCAATCGACAGCAACAAGCCAATGATCAAAGAAGCTGTTGAAGCTCTCTTCGGTGTAAAGGTCAAAGCGGTCAACACTACGATCACTAAAGGTAAGGTAAAGCGCTTCCGCGGCCAGCTTGGTACGCGTAAAGACGTCAAGAAAGCCTATGTGACGCTCGAAGAAGGCAACACAATCGACGTATCTACAGGTCTTTAA
- the rplB gene encoding 50S ribosomal protein L2, whose product MALKSYKPTTPGQRGLVLIDRSELWKGRPVKALTEGLTKSGGRNNTGRITSRRRGGGAKRLYRIVDFKRNKLDMEAVVARIEYDPNRTAFIALVQYTDGEQAYIIAPQRLAVGDKVIASAKADIKPGNAMPFSGMPIGTIIHNIEMKPGKGGQIARAAGTYAQFVGRDGGYAQIRLSSGELRLVRQECMATVGAVSNPDNSNQNMGKAGRMRHYGKRPSVRGVVMNPVDHPHGGGEGRTSGGRHPVTPWGKPTKGAKTRNKNKASSRLIIRSRHAKKKGR is encoded by the coding sequence ATGGCACTCAAGTCGTATAAACCGACGACGCCTGGCCAACGTGGGTTGGTGCTGATTGACCGTTCGGAGCTTTGGAAAGGTCGCCCAGTTAAGGCCCTCACAGAGGGTCTGACGAAATCGGGCGGACGGAACAACACCGGACGTATCACATCACGTCGTCGTGGTGGTGGGGCAAAACGCCTTTACCGCATCGTAGATTTTAAACGTAACAAGCTCGACATGGAAGCTGTTGTAGCTCGGATCGAATATGACCCGAACCGCACCGCATTCATCGCGCTCGTTCAGTACACAGATGGCGAGCAAGCCTACATCATCGCACCACAGCGTTTGGCTGTTGGCGATAAGGTCATTGCTTCTGCTAAGGCAGACATCAAGCCAGGCAACGCAATGCCGTTCTCTGGCATGCCAATCGGTACAATCATTCACAACATCGAAATGAAGCCAGGCAAAGGCGGCCAGATCGCCCGTGCAGCTGGAACCTACGCACAGTTCGTAGGTCGTGACGGTGGTTACGCTCAGATCCGTCTGAGCTCTGGTGAATTGCGCCTCGTGCGTCAGGAATGCATGGCCACCGTTGGTGCCGTGTCCAACCCTGACAACTCCAACCAGAACATGGGTAAAGCCGGACGTATGCGTCACTACGGTAAGCGCCCATCTGTTCGTGGTGTTGTTATGAACCCTGTCGATCACCCACACGGTGGTGGTGAGGGTCGTACATCCGGTGGTCGTCACCCGGTTACTCCTTGGGGTAAGCCAACAAAGGGTGCGAAAACTCGCAACAAGAACAAAGCGTCTAGCCGCCTGATTATCCGGTCGCGCCACGCCAAGAAGAAGGGTCGTTAA
- the rplP gene encoding 50S ribosomal protein L16, translating into MLQPKRTKFRKMHKGRIKGEAKGGSDLNFGTFGLKATTPERVTARQIEAARRAMTRHMKRQGRVWIRIFPDVPVTSKPVEVRMGKGKGSVDYWACKVKPGRIMFEIDGVSEDIAREALRLAAMKLPVKTRTVLREDW; encoded by the coding sequence ATGCTTCAGCCAAAACGCACTAAATTCCGCAAGATGCACAAAGGCCGCATCAAGGGCGAAGCCAAAGGTGGCTCCGACCTGAACTTCGGCACATTTGGTCTCAAGGCGACGACACCGGAACGTGTGACTGCACGTCAGATCGAGGCAGCACGCCGCGCGATGACACGTCACATGAAACGTCAAGGTCGTGTTTGGATCCGCATCTTCCCGGACGTACCTGTCACATCCAAGCCCGTCGAAGTTCGTATGGGTAAGGGTAAAGGTTCCGTTGATTATTGGGCATGTAAGGTCAAACCTGGCCGCATCATGTTCGAAATTGATGGTGTCTCCGAAGACATCGCCCGCGAAGCCCTGCGCCTCGCTGCGATGAAGTTGCCTGTGAAAACACGCACAGTTCTTCGCGAAGACTGGTGA
- the rpsC gene encoding 30S ribosomal protein S3, with protein sequence MGNKVNPIGMRLQVNRTWDSRWYADTKDYGNLLLEDLKIKDFIKTECKQAGVSRVIIERPHKKCRVTIHTARPGVIIGKKGADIETLRQKLAALTESELHLNIVEVRKPELDAVLVGESISQQLERRVSFRRAMKRAVQNAMRMGALGIRVNLAGRLGGAEIARTEWYREGRVPLHTLRADIDYAHVEAQTAYGIIGIKTWIFKGEIMEHDPSAHDRKLQELQDGPPPRGARPGGRDR encoded by the coding sequence ATGGGTAACAAAGTAAACCCGATCGGCATGCGTCTTCAGGTCAACCGCACCTGGGACAGCCGCTGGTACGCTGACACGAAAGACTACGGTAACCTTCTGCTCGAAGACCTTAAGATCAAGGACTTCATCAAGACAGAATGTAAACAAGCCGGTGTTAGCCGTGTCATCATCGAGCGTCCGCACAAGAAGTGCCGCGTAACTATTCACACTGCACGTCCTGGCGTCATCATCGGTAAGAAAGGCGCGGACATCGAGACGCTTCGCCAAAAGCTTGCCGCGCTGACAGAATCTGAATTGCACCTCAACATCGTTGAAGTTCGCAAGCCAGAGCTGGACGCTGTCTTGGTTGGTGAGAGTATCTCTCAGCAGCTCGAGCGTCGTGTTTCTTTCCGTCGCGCTATGAAGCGTGCGGTACAGAACGCAATGCGTATGGGTGCCCTCGGTATCCGCGTTAACCTCGCTGGCCGTCTTGGCGGTGCAGAGATTGCGCGTACTGAATGGTATCGTGAGGGCCGTGTGCCACTCCACACCCTTCGTGCTGACATCGATTACGCGCACGTCGAAGCACAGACTGCTTATGGTATCATCGGGATCAAGACTTGGATCTTCAAAGGTGAAATCATGGAGCACGATCCGTCTGCACATGATCGTAAACTTCAAGAGCTTCAGGATGGTCCGCCCCCGCGCGGCGCACGTCCTGGTGGCCGTGATCGCTGA